One genomic segment of Desulfovibrio sp. UCD-KL4C includes these proteins:
- a CDS encoding ATP-binding protein: MTAKQLSPSKLRSKLDPEKIQYTDSSEIPITTGAYDPFQPRALQAFRMALAISGSCHNVYLSGESNLGRSYFAREYFELRASKQPVPPDQLYLYNFADEDKPIAVSLPAGNGKKFKITLSDAVTLIKEKLPAWFEREPHLKAHERISRTFQDERDDLVSDMEELAKKNGFSLEVDDHDGLTLIPLIEGRILTDEEFERLDQDLKKTLRNSADDLLAEVTTILRQISKTEEGFRKDERKLHQDSAKELLKDIMAPLHKNFNQYEKIKTYLQDVEEELLDNIDLFMAKDAQPVALPTGLHLPDSSPIEDLFSRFDVNLLVDNSTTKGAPVVMADHPTAFNLLGSIDRESEMGALYTDFTLIRAGAIHKANHGYLIMYAEDVLTNPSSWEGLLRALRTGKAKLEDPGDGDQIRTKSLEPEPIPLELTVILIGSEETYEILLYNDERFGKYFKLKAHMQLTADRNAANIRRFVEVLGKVIYDTKLTPFSREALAGLVDYSSRLAEDQKRISLGIPFMKEVMVEASALAVLDGKKIVDHKSLNEAIAMRDYRSNLYEDEFMTEYDREVIKVETSGEGVGRANGLSVTMFGDYEFGLPHQISCTVGVGHGGIIDLEREARMGGPIHTKGMMIIKSYLVGLFAQDKPIVLTGSLCFEQSYAGIEGDSASGAELATLLSALSGVPIKFNYAFTGAVSQTGSIMAVGGVNRKIEGFYEVCRRRGFSGNQGVLIPADNVVNLMLRHEVVEAVEQDKFHIYPVKTIEEALSILTGVKIGKIGHGKKFPLGSLYRKADDRLAELAEIARRSECKSI; this comes from the coding sequence ATGACTGCAAAACAGCTATCGCCATCAAAGCTTAGATCAAAACTGGATCCGGAAAAAATCCAGTATACCGACAGCTCAGAAATCCCCATTACGACGGGGGCATACGACCCTTTTCAGCCTAGAGCATTACAAGCTTTCAGGATGGCTCTAGCCATTTCAGGAAGCTGTCACAACGTATATCTTTCAGGTGAATCAAATTTAGGTAGAAGTTATTTCGCCCGTGAATATTTTGAACTGAGAGCCTCCAAGCAGCCTGTCCCTCCAGATCAACTTTATTTATATAATTTTGCTGATGAAGATAAGCCTATCGCAGTTTCTTTGCCCGCAGGTAACGGTAAAAAGTTTAAAATAACGCTGTCTGACGCAGTTACACTTATTAAAGAAAAACTTCCGGCATGGTTTGAGCGCGAGCCACATTTGAAAGCTCATGAACGGATTTCACGAACATTTCAAGATGAACGTGATGATCTGGTCTCCGACATGGAAGAACTCGCAAAAAAAAATGGTTTCAGTCTTGAAGTAGACGATCATGACGGGCTGACATTAATCCCGCTCATTGAAGGCCGCATTTTAACCGATGAAGAATTTGAAAGACTTGATCAAGATCTTAAAAAAACTCTTCGCAACTCGGCAGATGATCTTCTTGCAGAAGTTACGACTATTCTACGCCAAATAAGCAAAACTGAAGAAGGGTTCCGTAAAGATGAGCGCAAACTTCATCAGGACTCTGCAAAAGAATTGCTAAAAGATATCATGGCTCCGCTGCATAAAAATTTTAACCAGTATGAAAAAATTAAAACATACCTGCAAGATGTTGAAGAAGAACTGCTCGACAACATTGACTTATTTATGGCTAAAGATGCCCAGCCTGTAGCTTTGCCTACAGGATTGCATCTTCCTGACTCTTCTCCTATTGAAGATCTTTTTTCACGCTTTGATGTTAATCTTCTGGTTGATAACAGTACTACGAAGGGCGCTCCTGTCGTTATGGCTGATCATCCGACTGCTTTTAATCTTCTCGGCAGCATTGACCGCGAATCTGAAATGGGTGCCCTGTATACAGATTTTACTCTTATCAGAGCCGGAGCCATTCATAAGGCTAACCACGGTTACCTCATAATGTATGCTGAAGATGTTCTAACAAATCCTTCTTCTTGGGAAGGACTGCTTAGAGCATTGCGCACCGGCAAAGCAAAACTGGAAGATCCAGGTGACGGTGATCAGATCCGGACAAAATCGCTTGAGCCTGAACCTATCCCACTTGAATTAACCGTTATTTTAATTGGTTCTGAAGAAACTTATGAGATCCTGCTTTATAATGATGAAAGATTCGGAAAATATTTTAAGCTTAAAGCTCACATGCAGCTTACTGCAGATAGAAATGCTGCTAATATCCGCCGCTTTGTTGAAGTACTGGGAAAAGTTATTTATGATACTAAGCTTACCCCGTTCAGCCGAGAAGCTCTTGCAGGTTTAGTAGACTACTCAAGCAGACTTGCGGAAGACCAGAAAAGAATTTCACTAGGTATCCCGTTCATGAAAGAAGTAATGGTTGAAGCATCCGCTTTAGCAGTGCTTGACGGTAAAAAAATCGTTGACCACAAGTCATTAAATGAAGCTATAGCAATGCGCGATTACAGATCAAATCTTTACGAAGATGAGTTCATGACCGAATATGACCGTGAAGTTATTAAAGTAGAAACATCTGGTGAGGGCGTCGGCCGCGCCAATGGGTTGTCCGTAACTATGTTCGGCGACTACGAATTCGGCCTGCCACATCAGATTTCATGTACCGTCGGCGTAGGTCATGGCGGAATTATCGACCTTGAGCGTGAAGCGCGCATGGGTGGCCCCATTCACACTAAAGGTATGATGATCATTAAAAGCTACCTTGTCGGGCTTTTCGCACAGGACAAACCCATTGTTCTAACCGGAAGTCTTTGTTTTGAACAAAGCTACGCCGGAATCGAAGGCGACTCCGCATCCGGCGCAGAACTGGCGACACTGCTTTCGGCCCTTTCAGGGGTACCGATTAAATTTAACTACGCATTCACCGGAGCAGTCAGTCAGACAGGTTCTATCATGGCTGTAGGCGGTGTTAACCGGAAAATAGAAGGATTCTATGAAGTCTGCCGCCGAAGGGGATTCAGCGGTAACCAAGGTGTTTTGATTCCGGCTGATAATGTAGTAAACCTTATGCTCAGGCACGAAGTTGTCGAAGCTGTCGAGCAGGATAAATTCCACATTTATCCGGTAAAAACCATTGAAGAAGCTTTGTCGATCCTGACAGGCGTTAAAATTGGTAAAATCGGCCACGGTAAAAAATTTCCTTTAGGATCTTTATACCGTAAAGCTGATGACCGACTTGCCGAGCTTGCCGAAATAGCACGCAGATCGGAATGCAAATCAATATAA
- a CDS encoding LysM peptidoglycan-binding domain-containing protein: MKKLILLAAVFCLMLSVGCAKKQVAQDDVVVVEETEVVVTEDQAVPPTPMEIYEAEYSKLPTSHVVTKGECLWWIAEYQQVYNDPFMWPLIYKANRDQIKNPDLIYAGQTLEVPRTGYSLDEVKAARKEAGASWKALDPKQDAVVPGEIKAALGYL, translated from the coding sequence ATGAAAAAGCTTATTTTGCTAGCCGCAGTTTTTTGCCTGATGTTGTCAGTAGGCTGTGCTAAAAAACAGGTTGCCCAGGATGATGTAGTTGTTGTTGAAGAAACTGAAGTTGTAGTTACTGAAGATCAAGCAGTCCCACCGACTCCTATGGAAATTTATGAAGCTGAATACAGTAAACTTCCTACTTCCCATGTTGTTACAAAAGGTGAATGTCTGTGGTGGATCGCTGAATACCAGCAGGTTTACAATGACCCTTTCATGTGGCCACTCATTTATAAAGCAAACAGAGACCAGATCAAGAACCCTGACCTGATTTATGCAGGACAGACTCTTGAAGTTCCTCGTACAGGCTACAGCCTTGACGAAGTTAAAGCTGCTCGCAAAGAAGCAGGTGCTTCATGGAAAGCTCTTGATCCTAAACAGGACGCAGTTGTTCCAGGTGAAATTAAAGCAGCTCTCGGTTATCTCTAA
- a CDS encoding 4Fe-4S dicluster domain-containing protein has translation MGHIIGKDIYRQLGKKVDNTTIRMPWSEPLHDLLKSLYSPAQADLIVRMPYRPSNLSRIAKITGIDQKKLQPILEEMCFKGLVCDMWEKDEYLYMISPFVIGFFEFTMMRTGGNLDSKKWAELFQSYMFGDRSFIDANFGDGQQVSIMRALPHEETIRDVDHVEILDYEKASALIEQQELFAVGLCSCRHEKMHLGKQGCDVTLETCTSMGDAAQFLIRNKFAREIPRSEMLDILARSKDMGFTLSTDNVKQNAGFICHCCGCCCNLMQGIKYSGYPGMLVSSSFIAKCDLESCSGCGLCASACPIDAITMVDKTDSAPNSSVKKRKYAEINQKLCLGCGVCALKCKTGTLKMDKREQKVIHPEDSFERVILQSLERGTLQNLIFDNPNSRSESFMRAVLGGFLKLSSVKRGLMSETLRSRFLNTLRGKN, from the coding sequence ATGGGACATATCATCGGAAAAGATATTTATCGGCAGTTAGGTAAAAAGGTAGATAACACCACCATTCGCATGCCTTGGTCTGAACCTTTGCATGATCTTTTAAAATCTCTTTATTCACCGGCGCAGGCAGATCTTATTGTCCGTATGCCTTATCGCCCTTCAAATCTTTCACGCATCGCAAAAATTACTGGAATTGATCAGAAAAAGCTTCAGCCTATTCTTGAAGAGATGTGTTTTAAAGGGCTGGTTTGCGATATGTGGGAGAAAGATGAATATCTGTATATGATCAGCCCGTTTGTGATCGGTTTTTTTGAATTCACCATGATGCGCACTGGTGGGAATCTTGATTCTAAAAAGTGGGCTGAATTATTTCAAAGCTATATGTTCGGGGATAGATCTTTTATTGACGCAAACTTCGGTGACGGTCAGCAAGTTTCCATCATGCGTGCATTGCCGCATGAAGAAACTATTCGCGATGTAGATCACGTTGAAATCCTTGATTATGAAAAGGCTTCTGCGCTGATTGAGCAACAGGAACTGTTTGCTGTAGGACTCTGCTCATGCCGCCATGAGAAAATGCATCTCGGAAAGCAGGGGTGTGATGTAACTCTTGAAACCTGTACTTCTATGGGCGACGCCGCTCAGTTTTTAATCCGTAATAAGTTTGCCCGTGAGATTCCACGATCTGAAATGTTAGATATTCTGGCCCGTTCTAAAGATATGGGGTTCACTCTTTCTACGGATAACGTCAAACAGAATGCAGGGTTTATCTGCCATTGCTGCGGGTGTTGTTGCAACCTTATGCAGGGCATCAAATATTCCGGTTATCCTGGAATGCTTGTTTCGTCATCCTTTATTGCAAAATGTGATCTTGAAAGTTGCAGTGGCTGCGGGCTTTGCGCCAGCGCATGCCCAATTGATGCGATTACTATGGTTGACAAAACTGATTCTGCCCCCAATTCTTCTGTAAAAAAGAGAAAATATGCTGAGATTAATCAGAAGCTTTGTCTTGGGTGTGGAGTATGCGCGTTAAAGTGTAAGACCGGAACGTTGAAAATGGATAAGCGCGAGCAGAAAGTTATTCATCCAGAAGACAGTTTTGAGCGTGTTATCCTGCAATCCCTTGAGCGCGGAACTCTGCAAAATCTTATTTTTGATAATCCTAACAGTCGCAGCGAATCTTTTATGCGCGCCGTACTTGGAGGGTTTCTTAAACTTTCTTCAGTCAAAAGAGGACTTATGAGTGAAACCTTGCGATCTCGTTTTCTCAATACACTCAGAGGTAAAAATTAA
- a CDS encoding GAF domain-containing protein → MGKTRLYKAIYEITRAINSSLQPKKVLSQIAEKVATEMELKGCFIRLLDRSGEILLADASYGLSERYEKKGPVEVSKSRIDQEVLKGAILSIADVRNDDRFQYPEEAAQEGLVSLVVLPLTARGEKVVGVLRVYSAEKRDFSEDELDFLKCVADLSGLALENARMFHALKRASELANDYIYRVDD, encoded by the coding sequence ATGGGTAAAACCAGACTCTACAAAGCGATTTATGAGATTACCAGAGCCATTAACTCAAGTTTGCAGCCTAAGAAGGTTCTTTCTCAGATAGCTGAGAAGGTTGCTACGGAAATGGAACTGAAAGGCTGCTTTATTCGTTTGCTTGATCGTAGCGGAGAGATCCTATTGGCGGATGCTTCATACGGGCTAAGTGAAAGATACGAAAAAAAAGGACCTGTTGAAGTTTCTAAAAGCCGCATTGACCAAGAAGTTTTGAAAGGCGCAATTTTAAGCATTGCAGATGTTCGCAACGATGACCGCTTCCAGTACCCTGAAGAAGCAGCACAAGAAGGACTTGTTTCCTTAGTTGTTCTTCCGCTGACTGCTCGTGGTGAAAAGGTTGTCGGTGTGCTCAGAGTTTATTCCGCTGAAAAACGTGATTTCTCAGAAGATGAACTGGATTTCCTTAAATGCGTTGCAGACCTTTCAGGTCTTGCTTTGGAAAATGCACGTATGTTCCATGCACTTAAGAGAGCAAGCGAACTCGCTAACGATTACATTTACCGGGTCGACGACTGA
- a CDS encoding radical SAM protein, translated as MNCLRLKHPEPSRPKTRIWPIFMPFMGCPSRCVYCSQERQTGTAAKGLNKIYQAITEEIPAFFSNSNRKPLELAFFGGTFTALPMEWQIKFLTAAKKLKEKGFITKIRCSTRPDCIDFDSLKKLSECGLDMVELGIQCFSAHTLKRSGRNYTPETAIKACETVKKAGLSLGIQLLPGLPGSKDGEFQTDIDKTISLCPDAVRIYPCLTVKGTALEKLYNAGKYEPWSLKKTEEELPRALLRLWTHNIHVIRVGVASEEGFQNNIVAGPTHPALGQIIRSKTLYLYILINLASLDSELHKIVIPSKYSGEFWGHKGALKPLYAHFKITPEICSFTEGKHFEIYTKKV; from the coding sequence ATGAATTGTCTTCGCCTCAAACACCCCGAGCCGAGCCGCCCGAAAACCCGTATCTGGCCTATCTTTATGCCGTTTATGGGGTGCCCGTCACGTTGCGTATACTGCTCACAGGAAAGACAAACTGGAACAGCCGCTAAGGGATTAAACAAAATATATCAAGCTATTACCGAAGAAATACCCGCTTTTTTTTCAAATTCAAACCGTAAACCTCTCGAATTGGCTTTTTTCGGCGGCACTTTTACTGCTCTTCCTATGGAATGGCAGATTAAATTTTTAACAGCAGCTAAAAAACTTAAAGAAAAAGGTTTCATCACAAAAATAAGATGCTCCACCAGACCGGATTGCATCGATTTTGATAGTCTCAAAAAACTTTCTGAATGCGGACTTGATATGGTTGAGCTCGGCATTCAATGTTTTTCAGCGCACACGCTAAAGAGATCAGGAAGAAACTACACCCCTGAGACGGCTATTAAAGCATGTGAAACGGTCAAAAAAGCCGGTCTTTCCCTTGGCATTCAACTTTTGCCGGGCTTGCCTGGTTCCAAAGATGGTGAGTTTCAAACTGATATTGATAAAACTATTTCTCTCTGCCCAGATGCTGTAAGGATTTATCCCTGCCTCACTGTAAAAGGTACAGCACTCGAAAAACTTTACAACGCAGGTAAATACGAACCTTGGAGTTTGAAAAAAACAGAAGAAGAATTACCTAGGGCTCTACTGAGACTTTGGACTCATAATATTCATGTCATTAGAGTCGGCGTTGCTTCCGAAGAAGGATTCCAAAATAATATTGTAGCAGGCCCAACACACCCAGCTCTTGGACAAATCATACGCTCTAAGACCTTATATTTATATATTTTAATAAATTTAGCCTCTTTAGATTCAGAACTACACAAAATTGTTATTCCTTCAAAATACTCCGGAGAATTCTGGGGGCATAAAGGCGCGCTTAAACCACTCTATGCGCATTTCAAAATTACACCCGAAATCTGTAGCTTCACGGAAGGGAAGCATTTTGAGATTTATACCAAAAAAGTATAA
- a CDS encoding FAD-dependent oxidoreductase: MTALTAEDKYRNYIPKESRDYLTKLFSNFDKVVSIEVYTQKGLHDDYNKFTLDLCRALNLFSEKVELHEYSLDSEMARRRSVETTPTILISPELYDIRFLGAPAGEEGRALIESLHLASLGTSIILDSTKEILAKLDSNRRIKVFTSPACPYCPGQAINAFKAAVAKPDKVSAWCVSTMENTDLAEKYKVGSVPHTDFNDEISFIGLEAEEKFMTQLLFLKPFDDIVKEKRENADESKQEKNEINIDLVIVGSGPAGMSAGIYAKRSGLDCVILDKQGIGGQVALTPKIENYPGFASIQGFDLVEILSAHAREYTEINQFVEILDIEYGELIKIVTDKVIYHAKGLMLATGVKVRMLEVLGESKFYGHGVSYCAMCDGNFYRNGKVIIVGGGNTALTDALHLKKLDADVTIVHRGDSFRAEKILRDAVEHEGIKVIWNCIVTEILGEDQVIGAKIKNIKDGSEFKKETDGVFVAIGQTPNTALAQKIGVKLRDDGFIEVDNSQRTNLERVYAAGDVTGGVRQIITATGQGATAALAAFEDFSRIYTEEHKTDKNIW, from the coding sequence ATGACCGCACTTACTGCTGAAGATAAATATCGTAATTATATTCCCAAAGAAAGCCGTGACTATTTAACAAAACTATTCTCCAACTTTGATAAAGTTGTTTCAATTGAAGTTTACACTCAAAAAGGGCTTCATGATGATTACAACAAATTTACTCTTGATCTTTGCCGTGCTCTTAATCTTTTTTCTGAGAAGGTTGAACTGCATGAATATTCTCTTGATTCTGAAATGGCACGCAGACGCAGTGTGGAAACAACTCCGACAATCCTGATCTCTCCAGAATTATATGATATCAGATTTTTAGGAGCTCCGGCTGGTGAAGAAGGCAGAGCTCTTATTGAATCACTCCACCTTGCTTCACTAGGGACATCTATAATTTTAGATAGTACAAAAGAAATTCTGGCCAAGCTGGATTCAAATCGCCGAATTAAAGTATTTACCAGCCCTGCCTGCCCCTACTGCCCGGGTCAGGCTATCAACGCATTCAAAGCAGCTGTGGCCAAACCGGATAAAGTCTCTGCATGGTGCGTATCAACCATGGAAAACACAGATTTAGCTGAAAAATACAAGGTTGGATCAGTACCACATACTGATTTTAATGACGAAATTTCCTTCATAGGCCTTGAAGCTGAAGAAAAGTTCATGACTCAGCTGCTTTTTCTTAAGCCGTTTGATGACATTGTTAAAGAAAAACGCGAAAATGCAGATGAATCTAAACAAGAAAAAAATGAAATCAATATTGATCTGGTAATTGTTGGGTCTGGCCCAGCAGGGATGAGTGCCGGAATATACGCTAAAAGAAGCGGATTAGATTGCGTAATCCTCGACAAACAAGGAATTGGCGGTCAAGTCGCCTTGACTCCAAAAATTGAAAACTATCCAGGTTTTGCAAGCATTCAAGGGTTTGACCTTGTTGAAATACTAAGTGCTCATGCACGTGAATATACGGAAATAAACCAATTTGTTGAAATTTTAGATATTGAATATGGCGAACTAATCAAAATTGTTACTGATAAAGTAATTTACCACGCGAAAGGTCTCATGCTTGCAACTGGGGTAAAAGTACGCATGCTTGAAGTTCTCGGTGAAAGCAAATTCTACGGCCATGGAGTTAGCTATTGCGCCATGTGTGACGGAAATTTTTATCGTAACGGAAAAGTTATCATCGTCGGTGGAGGAAATACTGCCCTGACAGATGCTCTCCACCTAAAAAAACTTGATGCTGATGTAACCATCGTCCATCGTGGTGATTCTTTCAGGGCTGAAAAAATATTGCGAGACGCTGTGGAACATGAAGGAATCAAAGTTATATGGAATTGCATTGTCACGGAAATACTAGGAGAGGATCAAGTTATTGGCGCAAAAATTAAAAATATAAAAGACGGCTCTGAATTTAAAAAAGAAACAGACGGCGTTTTCGTTGCAATAGGCCAAACTCCAAATACAGCTCTTGCACAAAAAATAGGTGTTAAATTACGCGATGACGGCTTCATAGAAGTAGACAACTCTCAGCGAACTAACCTCGAAAGGGTTTACGCTGCAGGGGATGTAACAGGTGGAGTTCGCCAGATTATTACTGCAACAGGACAAGGTGCAACGGCTGCTTTAGCGGCATTCGAAGACTTCAGCCGCATTTATACTGAAGAACATAAAACTGATAAAAATATCTGGTAA
- a CDS encoding HIT family protein, with amino-acid sequence MNNQDCIFCKIVAGDIPCFKIYETENILSFLDIGPVNKGHALIIPKKHYKNIWDFPADLGTEIITAEQVVGDAIVKATKADGMNILMNNNAAAGQLVFHAHFHLIPRFENDGFKLWDQSEYGSMDEALALAQKIEKMIKSVN; translated from the coding sequence ATGAACAATCAAGACTGTATTTTTTGTAAGATCGTTGCCGGTGATATCCCTTGTTTTAAAATTTATGAAACTGAAAATATTTTAAGTTTTTTAGATATAGGGCCAGTTAATAAGGGCCATGCTCTGATTATCCCCAAAAAGCATTACAAAAATATTTGGGATTTTCCAGCTGATCTCGGGACGGAAATTATCACTGCTGAGCAAGTGGTTGGTGATGCGATTGTTAAGGCGACAAAAGCAGATGGAATGAATATTCTCATGAACAATAACGCTGCCGCAGGGCAGCTGGTTTTTCATGCTCATTTTCATCTTATCCCTCGTTTTGAAAATGATGGCTTTAAACTTTGGGATCAAAGTGAGTACGGTAGTATGGATGAAGCTTTGGCTCTTGCCCAAAAGATAGAAAAAATGATAAAGTCAGTAAATTGA
- a CDS encoding septal ring lytic transglycosylase RlpA family protein, which produces MKKLIVCLSALLLLFTVGCAKKVIHSSRPLGQPKIVHRDTPNTVNPVLKIDPYTIDGRTYVPHLTSKGYKAVGLASWYGDDFHGRTTANGETYNMYAMTAAHRTLPMGSMVEVTDIQTGKKVIVRVNDRGPFADPDRRIIDLSYAAASKLGISNKGITNVELRAINDVNAEPISASEIVASTAAPLTSTILDETVLAEPATKTATAPTFTIETPAQDASYFIQVGSFSEQARAESILEGLRKEGYNESRMMEVTVNGATYIRVQAGHFDSLSSAEEALNSLRNEFSDLFIVTE; this is translated from the coding sequence ATGAAAAAATTGATTGTCTGTCTTTCTGCGCTACTACTTCTTTTTACAGTAGGTTGTGCCAAGAAAGTAATCCACTCTTCAAGGCCGCTTGGACAGCCTAAAATTGTACACCGGGATACTCCTAACACCGTTAATCCGGTGCTGAAAATTGATCCTTACACAATTGACGGACGAACTTACGTACCGCACCTCACCTCCAAGGGCTATAAAGCTGTCGGCCTTGCATCGTGGTATGGAGATGATTTTCATGGCCGCACTACCGCCAACGGGGAAACATATAATATGTATGCGATGACCGCAGCGCACAGAACTCTGCCTATGGGTAGCATGGTGGAAGTGACCGACATTCAGACAGGCAAAAAAGTAATTGTACGCGTTAACGACCGCGGACCTTTTGCTGACCCGGACAGAAGAATTATAGATCTTTCCTATGCAGCCGCATCAAAACTTGGAATCAGCAATAAAGGCATTACCAACGTAGAACTCCGCGCTATTAACGATGTTAATGCGGAACCGATAAGCGCATCGGAAATTGTAGCTTCAACTGCGGCACCGCTAACTTCCACAATACTGGATGAAACGGTACTGGCTGAACCTGCAACTAAAACTGCAACGGCACCTACTTTTACGATAGAAACACCTGCACAGGATGCAAGCTACTTCATCCAAGTTGGTTCGTTTAGCGAACAGGCCCGCGCTGAGTCCATTCTGGAAGGTCTTCGTAAGGAAGGCTACAATGAATCAAGAATGATGGAAGTCACTGTGAACGGAGCAACTTATATAAGAGTTCAGGCAGGACATTTTGATTCACTCAGCTCAGCAGAAGAAGCTCTAAATTCTCTTAGAAATGAATTTTCAGACTTATTCATTGTTACTGAGTAG
- a CDS encoding integration host factor subunit alpha, protein MANGNTLTKASVVDYIYEKTDRNRAEIKDLVESILDIMKQAIKSDHAMLVSGFGKFEAYDKNARKGRNPQTNESITLPARKVVVFRLSRKFRSELN, encoded by the coding sequence ATGGCTAACGGAAACACTCTTACTAAAGCCAGTGTAGTTGATTACATCTATGAGAAAACCGATCGAAATAGAGCGGAAATCAAAGATCTGGTTGAAAGCATCCTTGACATTATGAAGCAGGCTATCAAAAGCGATCATGCAATGCTGGTCAGCGGTTTTGGAAAGTTTGAAGCTTATGACAAGAATGCAAGAAAAGGGCGCAACCCTCAGACAAATGAATCAATAACTTTGCCTGCGCGTAAAGTTGTTGTTTTCAGGCTTTCCCGCAAGTTCAGATCAGAACTGAACTAG
- a CDS encoding AtpZ/AtpI family protein → MFAFKGNKEALDLLGNAATIGIHLVCSTFVGMAMGWYLDKWLGTKPWFLLIFLLFGIVAGFKNVYDEVQRILKKDQGIGPKNDDENKPKD, encoded by the coding sequence ATGTTCGCGTTTAAAGGAAATAAAGAGGCTCTTGATCTACTCGGCAATGCCGCGACAATCGGAATCCATCTTGTTTGTTCTACTTTTGTTGGGATGGCTATGGGGTGGTATTTAGATAAATGGTTGGGAACAAAGCCTTGGTTTCTTCTTATTTTCTTGTTATTTGGGATTGTCGCCGGCTTCAAGAATGTTTACGACGAAGTCCAGCGCATCTTAAAAAAGGATCAGGGGATAGGTCCTAAAAATGACGATGAAAATAAACCAAAAGATTGA
- the gap gene encoding type I glyceraldehyde-3-phosphate dehydrogenase — MSKVRVGINGFGRIGRQVLKTIWERHRDTIEVVAVNDLFDIKTNALLCSRDTNYGKFPPEITVDDNIMQVGEDFTIKNFAERDPRKIPWGDCGVDVVVECTGIFRTGEKAAQHLEGGAKKVVISAPASGEDITVVMGVNHKDYDPIKHNIISNASCTTNCLAPIVKVMHDTFGIEKGVMTTVHAYTNDQRILDQPHKDLRRARAAACNMIPTSTGAAKAVALVIPAMKGKFEGYSVRVPTPTVSLVDFVAVLKKDTTTEELKAVLKSASEGELKGILGFSEDPLVSSDYLADPRSSIVEADFTVVQGGNLAKVYSWYDNEWGYSCRVADLIDYISKCGL; from the coding sequence ATGAGTAAAGTAAGAGTAGGTATTAATGGATTTGGTCGTATTGGCCGTCAGGTCCTTAAAACTATTTGGGAAAGGCATCGTGACACTATTGAAGTGGTTGCAGTAAACGACCTCTTTGATATTAAAACCAATGCACTTCTTTGTTCCAGAGATACAAATTACGGTAAATTTCCACCTGAAATTACTGTTGATGATAACATCATGCAGGTTGGTGAAGATTTTACCATTAAGAACTTTGCAGAGCGTGATCCTCGCAAAATCCCTTGGGGAGATTGCGGCGTAGACGTTGTTGTTGAGTGTACCGGTATTTTCAGAACCGGAGAAAAAGCCGCTCAGCATCTGGAAGGCGGGGCAAAGAAAGTTGTTATTTCAGCTCCTGCATCCGGTGAAGATATCACAGTCGTTATGGGTGTTAACCATAAAGACTATGATCCTATCAAACATAATATTATTTCAAATGCATCTTGTACAACCAACTGCCTTGCACCGATTGTAAAAGTTATGCATGACACATTCGGCATTGAAAAAGGTGTTATGACCACCGTTCATGCTTACACAAATGATCAGCGTATCCTTGATCAGCCGCATAAGGACCTTAGACGTGCCCGTGCTGCTGCATGTAATATGATTCCTACCTCCACAGGAGCTGCTAAGGCTGTTGCCTTGGTTATTCCTGCAATGAAAGGTAAGTTTGAAGGGTACTCCGTACGTGTTCCTACACCGACAGTTTCTCTTGTAGACTTTGTTGCTGTATTGAAGAAGGATACTACAACTGAAGAGCTCAAAGCAGTGCTCAAGAGTGCCTCTGAGGGCGAACTTAAAGGGATTCTAGGATTTTCCGAAGATCCGCTTGTTTCTTCTGACTACCTTGCTGATCCTCGTTCCAGTATTGTGGAAGCTGATTTCACAGTTGTTCAGGGTGGAAACCTTGCTAAAGTATACTCATGGTATGATAACGAGTGGGGTTATTCCTGCCGCGTTGCCGACCTGATTGACTACATCTCTAAGTGCGGACTGTAA